From the genome of Neodiprion pinetum isolate iyNeoPine1 chromosome 3, iyNeoPine1.2, whole genome shotgun sequence, one region includes:
- the LOC138190714 gene encoding putative leucine-rich repeat-containing protein DDB_G0290503, whose amino-acid sequence MRWNFGGNLEPVRMICEYDWKECPIAVASYVWREIVTDVVDSLTREIHLWRTRWLDKSGGDALTKDDLIKVGFKMQDLELKINILTYKMQYGTWPMPHEIPTPSMNQLRNVKLTLSNTSRRDMWTKHHLHGYISKCIQGSEDDKSAYKHSSTDDHVELKNDELSQFLNRRNHYDTDNCSRKLKLLGTEYSCRDYERLVRTANECRRYMDEINESNKSLGLIDTSSEVSDQHSIKDIYTRVESDLNSCRNFLKEPKKWEEVCEKKSQENKEAGESKFTTLNFRQEKATLPTANKDRQTSEGSKTVSKHLPPGLSITFLSEKFQGVPLRENITTNNCRMSNGNKIETRTNESLNKVKDKLESFHDVRRSTENSKSLSSIEGSMNGKKRSKTITLAETNSATNSCNRDWKHGEKNADILDNRIFQNVVSTSDNETSEAEFNSKPFPRETLLPSREKMKGRNLGSPNCEHQGSKTDRSNNQNNRTKNDVNLVAQNRQSKSNEKSNSSGLILRKIASKVENLKTESDSSSSFRINANYTQDIENRHVPFNLIATLQRGFDESENTAVTNTVHMVSDSTSMEDNINLKLNRFDFPKAINKAELSQQNEEQFHQTAMETDEDPTYISQTSSQTEVSKDSDTDEKSTTTLLREALEFKKALLMQIRMESEEIASEEKCGRNESSECDSDDTTKSKTDNHFRSKILDIISEEQSAGSSTEKTSRTYILSRAISETNILEKTGKFLGENNNSGNLESSKNVPSSECYGDSKNPITTTSSEYFSANYVTDNEHVSSQKLNQCVADGDGIREMEISYARETPASQLKLDMEKIAQINKPAKDLELEMKKNEAEKESRCCKKTDNTATKESIDICKIENTITDTNSPFPEKEINEISKSKSNLESTIRNIANNTANNNEPWKNSCEKTENQIDFMMENVESSKEIAKIKFYRSLSSVDSEQAILWNSGSQSSSNDSIIQFVNTLANIESESIDAIADQKLLMQSSTDYEDINFAIARENSQCSFNFHGKKSPSLVSLSEINVCERSDDIAVEISENIENPTTSKLKKKPESKKTNSAQRTSCFKSDSVLNFDQEKLQSKQNIFCKLKALDALTEPLDIGECNSERNESTSIGVDRVEENYDSLIDVKEMKTLEADSQYLVLGNKSDVIENTEKQSDLSITKLEIIEVPSVEKISNSDSLAVENRKNNDEGTECEVQLQSNKKNDLAWRKSQLSKLSITNFSTDTSESYFDMSNHDFAVSSIILTSQNTNFGTNNKVGKDSSDTSSVYVDAKDNSSKIQIDLSKNDPIVQTDASTTESKHESLTKTQLLPKGTSSLPSNDHAIQNHQAQSPGLEDSPLGVESSNGFKKNISKCNLNLSLEKISSKLNSTLRKGKTASKSCIPVLKSRIDSPKRAKSMESKARSQSPIRRSSTPLSQRSESSHATVSTNVTNENERQTKRMIPRSKKSLTGKQSYTLQPKQNKVREECVNAEDECKTVESVSTELSAKSEKCNLLAAPRNSAKECTVIYINIISDVDRNEMQVADAKELIKYVNEQEAVLIAETLDSKSQNLSLTNIISNPSNEEADSRVNPTLEDKLSRNLSNELIVESEILSTTNKNEENNLERILPKPESAVKTANKRLSTSTLQISNSNKVQQKEMEVLAKPSVRNTSTSVSDFPDASPEKKCWFYNPNNEVFDTSKKLVKKEQIIISEMLNSDTTIYECKKTHKLFNKLGLGFQEQPE is encoded by the exons ATGAGGTGGAACTTTG GAGGTAATTTGGAACCAGTTCGAATGATTTGCGAATACGATTGGAAGGAGTGTCCGATAGCAGTCGCCAGTTACGTATGGAGAGAGATAGTTACCGATGTTGTCGACAGTCTTACAAGGGAGATACATTTGTGGCGC ACGAGATGGTTAGACAAAAGTGGTGGAGACGCGCTAACCAAAGACGATTTGATAAAAGTTGGCTTTAAAATGCAAGATTTGGAACTGAAGATCAATATTTTGACGTACAAAATGCAGTACGGAACTTGGCCGATGCCTCACGAAATTCCTACACCTAGTATGAACCAGTtaagaaatgtaaaattaacaCTCTCAAACACGAGTAGACGGGATATGTGGACAAAGCATCATTTGCACGG ATACATTTCAAAGTGTATTCAAGGTTCCGAGGATGATAAATCGGCGTATAAACACTCGTCGACCGATGATCACGTGGAATTGAAAAACGACGAGTTGTCGCAATTTTTGAACCGACGAAATCATTACGACACGGATAACTGTtctagaaaattaaaattactggGCACAGAATACAGCTGCAGGGACTACGAGAGGCTTGTGAGAACCGCGAACGAGTGCAGGAGGTACATGGATGAGATAAACGAGAGCAATAAAAGTCTCGGATTGATCGACACTTCGTCAGAAGTCAGTGATCAGCATTCGATAAAAGACATATACACGAGAGTCGAG TCGGATTTGAATAGTTGTCGAAATTTTCTAAAGGAGCCAAAAAAGTGGGAAGAAGTTTGTGAGAAAAAGAGCCAGGAAAATAAAGAGGCAGGAGAAAGCAAGTTTACTACGTTAAACTTTCGACAAGAAAAAGCGACTCTTCCTACTGCCAACAAAGACCGACAAACTTCGGAGGGTTCTAAAACCGTATCAAAGCATTTACCGCCGGGTTTAAGCATCACATTTTTGTCAGAGAAATTCCAAGGTGTTCCATTGAGAGAAAACATAACTACAAACAATTGCAGGATGAGCAATGGTAATAAGATTGAAACAAGAACGAACGAATCGTTGAACAAAGTCAAAGATAAGCTAGAAAGTTTCCACGACGTCAGACGTAGCACGGAAAATTCTAAATCTTTGAGCAGTATCGAAGGAAGTATGAATGGTAAAAAGAGATCGAAGACAATCACGCTGGCTGAAACAAACAGCGCGACCAATTCGTGCAATCGAGATTGGAAacatggagaaaaaaatgcagatattttggataacagaatttttcaaaacgtggTTTCTACCAGCGACAACGAAACCAGCGAAGCGGAGTTTAATTCAAAGCCATTTCCAAGGGAAACTTTATTGCCTTCTagagagaaaatgaaaggGAGAAATTTAGGCTCACCCAACTGTGAGCATCAAGGATCTAAAACTGATCGATCAAACAACCAGAATAACAGAACTAAAAATGACGTTAATttggttgctcaaaatcgtcagagtaaatcgaatgaaaaaagcaATAGTTCGGGTCTAATTTTAAGGAAGATAGcatcaaaagttgaaaatttaaagactGAAAGTGATTCAAGCTCGTCGTTTAGAATAAATGCTAATTATACacaagatattgaaaatagaCATGTGCCATTTAATTTGATCGCGACTCTACAGAGAGGTTTCGATGAAAGTGAAAATACTGCTGTTACAAATACAGTTCATATGGTGAGCGACAGTACGAGCATGGAAGATAATATAAACTTGAAATTGAATAGATTTGATTTTCCGAAAGCTATAAACAAGGCCGAATTGTCGCAGCAAAACGAAGAACAATTTCATCAAACGGCGATGGAGACTGACGAAGATCCGACTTATATTTCACAGACTTCTAGTCAGACGGAAGTTTCCAAAGACAGTGATACggatgaaaaatcaacgacaACGCTGCTCAGAGAAGCATTGGAATTCAAAAAAGCATTGCTGATGCAAATTCGTATGGAAAGCGAAGAAATAGCCAGTGAGGAAAAATGTGGAAGAAATGAAAGTAGCGAGTGTGACTCCGACGATACGacaaaatcaaaaactgacAATCATTTCCGATCTAAGATACTAGATATTATTTCAGAGGAACAATCTGCTGGTAGTTCAACAGAAAAAACAAGCCGAACATATATACTTTCGCGAGCAATAAGCGAAACAAACATTTTGGAAAAGACCGGCAAATTTCTCGgagagaataataattctgGGAATTTGGAAAGTAGTAAAAATGTCCCTAGTTCCGAGTGCTACGGGGATTCAAAAAATCCGATTACCACAACTTCGTCTGAATACTTTAGCGCGAATTATGTAACAGACAACGAACATGTAAGTAGTCAGAAATTAAATCAATGCGTTGCGGACGGAGATGGAATCAGAGAAATGGAAATATCGTACGCCAGAGAAACGCCTGCAAGTCAGCTGAAATTAGACATGGAAAAAATTGCTCAAATCAATAAACCAGCCAAAGATTTAGAGttagaaatgaagaaaaatgaagctGAAAAAGAAAGTAGATGCTGTAAAAAAACTGATAATACTGCGACCAAAGAAAGCATAGATATTTGTAAGATTGAAAATACAATTACGGATACGAATTCTCCCTTTCCTGAGAAAGAAATCAACGAAATTAGTAAAAGTAAGTCAAATCTAGAATCAACTATAAGAAATATAGCAAACAATACTGCAAATAACAATGAACCGTGGAAAAATTCGTGtgagaaaactgaaaatcagatAGATTTTATGATGGAGAATGTAGAGAGCAGCAaagaaatagcaaaaataaaattttacagaagTCTCAGTTCGGTAGATTCTGAACAAGCGATATTGTGGAATTCAGGAAGCCAATCGTCCAGTAACGATAGTATAATACAATTTGTAAACACACTGGCGAACATAGAATCAGAAAGTATCGACGCTATAGCAGATCAGAAGTTGCTAATGCAAAGCTCAACGGATTacgaagatataaattttgcaatagctcgtgaaaattcacaatgcagtttcaattttcatggaaaaaaaagtcccAGTTTAGTTTCACTTTCAGAAATAAATGTGTGCGAACGTAGCGACGACATTGCAGTAGAGATATCGgagaatatcgaaaatccgacAACTtcgaaattaaagaagaaaccTGAATCAAAGAAGACAAATAGTGCGCAAAGGACGAGTTGTTTTAAATCAGACAGCGTGTTAAATTTCGATCAGGAAAAGCTACAgagtaaacaaaatatattctgCAAATTAAAGGCACTCGACGCTTTGACAGAGCCCCTAGATATCGGTGAATGTAATTCGGAAAGAAATGAATCAACTTCGATAGGTGTCGACCGTGTGGAAGAAAACTATGATTCTCTTATCGAtgtgaaagaaatgaaaacacttgaaGCGGATAGTCAGTATCTAGTCTTAGGAAACAAGTCTGACGTAATTGAAAATACAGAAAAGCAATCTGATCTTAGTATAACAAAACTTGAAATAATCGAAGTTCcgagtgttgaaaaaatttctaatagCGACAGCTTAGCtgtggaaaatagaaaaaataatgacgaaGGTACAGAATGTGAAGTGCAATTGCAGAGCAATAAGAAAAACGATTTAGCTTGGAGAAAGAGTCAGTTATCAAAATTGAGTATAACTAATTTCAGCACAGACACATCGGAGTCTTATTTCGACATGAGCAACCACGATTTCGCCGTATCGAGCATAATTTTAACATCCCAAAATACGAACTTTGGGACCAATAATAAAGTTGGTAAAGATAGTAGCGATACGTCATCTGTTTACGTTGACGCTAAAGATAACtcttcaaaaatacaaattgatTTATCGAAAAACGATCCAATCGTACAAACAGATGCCAGTACCACTGAGTCAAAACATGAATCTTTAACAAAAACGCAACTGCTACCGAAAGGTACGTCAAGTTTACCATCAAATGATCACGCTATTCAGAATCATCAAGCTCAATCTCCAGGGCTTGAAGATAGTCCACTTGGCGTAGAGAGCAGCAATggtttcaagaaaaatatttcaaaatgcaACCTGAATCTAAGCctggaaaaaatatcttcaaagCTGAACAGTACATTGCGCAAGGGTAAAACAGCGTCTAAATCATGTATACCGGTTTTGAAATCACGAATTGACTCTCCAAAAAGAGCTAAATCAATGGAAAGCAAAGCCCGTTCGCAAAGCCCTATTCGTAGATCGAGCACGCCGCTGAGCCAGCGCTCTGAAAGTAGTCATGCAACGGTATCGACTAacgtaacgaatgaaaatgagaGACAAACAAAGCGAATGATTCCTAGGAGTAAAAAATCGTTGACTGGGAAACAATCGTATACGCTGCAACCTAAGCAAAACAAAGTTAGAGAAGAATGCGTAAATGCTGAGGATGAGTGCAAAACCGTGGAATCCGTATCGACAGAATTGTCTGCCAAGTCAGAAAAATGCAATCTATTAGCCGCTCCAAGGAATTCAGCTAAAGAATGTACAGtcatatacataaatataatatcagACGTGGATCGCAACGAAATGCAAGTCGCAGATGCGAAGGAATTGATTAAATACGTGAATGAACAGGAGGCGGTGTTGATTGCAGAAACGTTAGACTCAAAGAGTCAAAATTTATCTCTAACAAACATAATTTCCAATCCGTCTAATGAAGAAGCAGATTCTAGAGTAAATCCGACTTTGGAAGACAAGCTATCCAGAAATTTATCGAACGAATTGATTGTCGAGAGTGAGATACTTTCAACgacgaataaaaatgaggaaaataatttggaaAGAATTTTACCGAAGCCTGAAAGTGCGGTGAAAACGGCGAACAAAAGGCTGTCAACGAGTACtttgcaaatttcaaattctaatAAAGTCCAGCAAAAAGAAATGGAAGTTTTGGCAAAACCGTCAGTAAGGAATACCAGCACGTCTGTATCAGATTTTCCCGATGCATCGCCGGAGAAAAAATGCTGGTTTTATAATCCAAATAACGAGGTGTTCGACACATCGAAAAAACTCGTTAAGAAGGAGCAAATAATTATCTCAGAGATGTTGAACTCAGATACGACTATctatgaatgtaaaaaaacgCACAAACTCTTCAATAAACTTGGTCTCGGCTTTCAAGAGCAGCCAGAATAA